The window ATTTATagtatactttttattttcatatgcaGTCTGAAGTCATACTCCTTGGACAACTAAAGCACCCAAATCTAGTCAAGCTTATCGGTTACTGCTGCGAGGAGGAAGAACGAGTCCTTATCTACGAGTTCATGTCACGTGGTAGCTTGGAAAATCACCTCTTCAAGCGTAAAAATCATTTACATAGTCTCATATCATATATGTggctattatatatatagtctgTATTTCGTTTTGTTTTCTAATCCTAATTATATAAACAGGGATATCAATATCGCTTCCTTGGGCTACGCGGCTGAAAATTGCTGTCGCAGCTGCTAAGGGTTTGGCGTTTTTGCATGATTTAGAGGGTCCAATAATTTACCGTGATTTCAAGACTTCTAATATACTACTCGATTCGGTACAGTTTCAgccttttatttaaataattcttTTCCACAACATGTTGTCAAACAAAAAGAAGACAACATATTATAATCAACATGTTTAtttctgtaacaaaaaaaattactttatttTGATCCGAGTTGTTAAAAAATATTCCAGGATTTTACCGCGAAACTATCAGATTTCGGTTTGGCAACAATGGGACCAGAAGGATCCAAATCTCATGTCACAACTCGAGTCATGGGCACCTATGGTTATGCTGCTCCTGAATATGTGTCAACAGGTTTATATACAAAACAAGTTTCTTAACTACTTTTTCAACAAATTTTGTTtgatcaaatttaaaattttagacattcatattgaataaaattatatagatatatgcATATGTTTGATAAACAACTAGATAAGTAAAACAGATTAGATGTGAacgtttcaaaattttgaactaGTAGGTCTTTAGTTTTATGGAATTATAACAAATAATACATTTGATTTGGTTAATTCTCTAATGCACGTGCCCAATATTTTCAGGGCATTTGACGACAAAGAGTGATGTATACAGTTACGGAGTCGTGTTACTCGAGCTCCTAACGGGAAGAAGAGCCACCGAAAAGTCACGGCCGAAAAACCAGCAGAACATCATCGACTGGGCAAAGCCTTACCTAACCAGCAGCCGTCGTCTCCGATGCGTTATGGACCAGAGGCTCGCTGGTCAATACTCTGTCAAGGCAGCTAAGGATACGGCTCTTCTCGCCTTGCAATGTGTGAGCCCTAACCCTAAAGACCGGCCTAAGATGCCTGTCGTTGTGGAGGTTCTTGAGAGTCTCATGCATCATAAGGACATGGCGATTTCCTCCGGCCACTGGTCACCGTCTCCTAGCTCACAAGGCGGCAAGGTCTCGCAAAAGGTTAGAGGGGATAATGGAAACTCTCGAAAATCAGCTCCGGGTTCACTAAGATCGTGAAATCAGGGATTGATTAAATTCGATAAACGTGTGATATgtcttttgtgtgtgtgtgtgtgtgtatttatGGAATGCATGTGGCTAAACATATCTAAGTGTGTGACATAGTAatatcaacaaaagaaaaaacatttttaaaggACAAGAATACGAGTCCTTCCAGTACAAATTTCAGTTATGGTTAGCTACTGTAGATGTCTTAAATGTCAAAGaacatttgatttttgtttacttaACAGTTTCTCCAAAAGAAATTCTATGACttcaaatatatagttttttttcttcaaaaagaaattttaaaacttcaaatttaaagttttaagaaatgaaacttcaaatttgaagtttcactactcaaatctccaaatttgaagtttcatatttttatttgcattttggtcattacaattaattacacatcacatttatgattcttaaCTAATTTCTCATTAAtcgttttaatccttaaaatttttgtatatcataaatatttcaaatttatttttataaattcaaattttacatataacattaaataaaaaattttaaaagagatttataatattgtaaaactaaaactagacaacaagaatatcacaaaagaaacttaataaaaaaagttttttgaaaagatacatgaagacataattattgcataaaattaaatattacaacaacactcaTAGTCTAGTAAATTTGCTTTGGAACCTCTAAAATATTgttcaaacaaattttttttaatcagaagtggatcattacaaaaataattttatggaataatgtgATATTTTGCTTGTACTTTAATAACTAATTATGTAttactatttataattttatattttagtgttagattttattaataaatattattgtaatatttttatatatgtactagtgatttataaaataattatggatttatattaattatgacaaatataaggacctttgtgtaaattacaaataattttgaagttaaatttgatgttttgcttttggagaagaataccttgaaacttcaaatatagagttttgcaaactctaaaataaaatttttttttagagatACTCTAATTCATCTAGTACTTATTTTTGAATGTGACACTTCTCTTGGTTAGTTTAAACTTAGTTGAAGTTCCCTGTTTGAAAAGAAAGCTTTATCCAAAAATCATGCCCCCTTTTGCCGTCTTGGTCCTAGAGCTCATAAATGATCATCATAATCAGTAACACGATTTTGGATGAAGCAAAAAGTGATCTAatgctttaaaaaaattattcgcAGGCACCAAATAAATTTAGATATCCAAAACAGTAGCACAACTCCAACAATTAGaaagtttctaaaaaaaaagtattatagtaattcaatcatgttttattttttctaagccaataaaaacattaatttcttCTCACATGATGACTGTGTCTTTGAATATACCAGGAGCAGAGCCTCCACACAAACACGGGGTCGTGAACACTGTTTTGCTTCATAACATAATCAACCCTCAAATCTCTCTCAGTGTCCTTGTTGATCCATGTAAGTATAAAAATTAGAATTGTACAAACAAACTAAACTTGAATGAGTTTTAGGTGTTTGACAAAGTGGGCATTCTTGTTTCTCATTGCACCATTCTTGCTCCTGCACATGAAAGATGCACTTTCAATATAAGCAAAATGTTTCGGTATCTTTTGTGAATGTGGAAACTTGATTCTATTGAGTACATGAATGTACAATATATACTGAGTACAACTTATGTTTAGGTCTAAGATATTTACATAAGAAGTCCCTATAATCTTTATCTCTTACATGTCCCCTCAAGATGGAGGCAGGTGTGTGACTCCAATCTTGGACGCTAACTCCGTGAATTTCAGGTGTGAGAGAGGCTTGGTCAGAGCGTTAGCGAGTTGATCCTTTGTGGAGATATGGCTGACTCGCAAGATACCAGACTGGACATTGGCACGGATGAAGTGGTAGTCAAGGGCGAGATGTTTCATACGCGAGTGGAAGATAGGATTGGCGGAGAGGTAGGTCGCTCCCACATTGTCGCAATACACCACTGGAACAGTAGGTAATGGAATTCCAAGATCAATTAAGAGAGAGCAGACCCAACGGAGTTCAGAAGCAGTGTTAGCAACAGCTCGATATTCTGCTTCTGTTGATGACCTCGCAACACTTTTTGTTTCTTGGAAGACCAGGAGATAGGATTGTTGCCAATGTAGACGATGTAGGCATTGGTAGAGACGAAGTCATCTGAGTCTCCTGTCCAGTCAGCGTCAGAGTAGGCGTGAAGGGTCAGTGGCGAGCCTCGGCGAATAAGAATACCATGTGTTGCCGTGCCTGCTAGATACCGTAGCACTCGCTTGACTGCTTGCCAGTGAAGCTCAGTTGGTTGATGCATGAACTGGGATAAGCGATTGACTGCAAAGGCAACATCCGGTCGTGTCAAAGATAGGTACTGCAGGCTACCAACAACTTGACGATACTCAGTAGGATTAGGGAGACGTGCGCCTGCATTGAGTGAGAGTTTGGGTGTCGGGGACATAGGCGTGGAGGCCGGCTTCGCATGCAGCATTTTTGTTTTCTCAAGCAGTTCAGTTATGTACCGTTACTGCATGAGATGTAAGCCAGACTTAGTCTGAGTAGCCTCGATGCCAAGGAAGTACGGAAGTTCTCCAAGATCCTTGATGGAGAAACGTGATGCGAGACTGGAGACACATGTCTGGATAATTTTAGCAGAGCTCCCGGTGATGAGCATATCATCAACGTAAACAAGAACGTAGGCACAGTCAGTACCAGCTCGCAACGTGAACAGAGAGGTATCAGCAGTGCTATTAGTGAAGCCAAGGCCAAGCAAATGGTTGCGGAGCTCCTGATACCACGCTCGCAGGGCTTGACGGAGGCCGTACAACGCTTTCTTTAATTTGCAGACGTAGTGTGGGCGGTCCTGATCAACAAAGCCTTGAGGTTGGGCTACATAAACTTCATCATGTAGGGTGCCTTGTAGGAAAGCATTGTTGATGTCGAGCTATTGGATAGGCCATGATTTGTTGACTGCGACATTCAGAACAAAACGTGTCATAGTGGCCTTGATGACAGGGCTGAACGTCTCAGTGAAGTCGTGTCCTTTACGTTGGTGGAAGCCTTTGGCAACGAACCTCGCTTTGTACCTATCAATCTCACCATTTGGTAAATATTTGATAGTAAATACCCATTTCCCGCCAACGATATTCTGCCAAGTCTCCGGTGGAACAAGAACATACGTGTCGTTGTTAATAATAGCATTGATCTCATCGCACATAGCCTATCTCCAGCGAGGGTCTTTAAGGGCCTCTGCAACAGAGGTGGGAATCTTTGGTTTGGTGGTGGAAACCGAAGCCGTGAGGGTAAGCTTTTGAGTTGGTTTTGTGATTTGATTTTTGGCACGAGTTCTCatcgggtgtatattttgaggAGGTGGGGGTTGATGTTGAACAGGTTG of the Brassica rapa cultivar Chiifu-401-42 chromosome A03, CAAS_Brap_v3.01, whole genome shotgun sequence genome contains:
- the LOC103849654 gene encoding probable serine/threonine-protein kinase PBL15; amino-acid sequence: MRDSSTTTSTKSSPLWKPFASNCCSVDDQTVLGNLSRCRPSKSEFSKNHLGPLPSFRRLSFADLSRSSSARINEDLAEALGADLVDFQMCELKMITQCFFRNYLLGEGGFGKVYKGYIDENLRQSLKAQPVAVKLLDIEGLQGHREWLSEVILLGQLKHPNLVKLIGYCCEEEERVLIYEFMSRGSLENHLFKRISISLPWATRLKIAVAAAKGLAFLHDLEGPIIYRDFKTSNILLDSDFTAKLSDFGLATMGPEGSKSHVTTRVMGTYGYAAPEYVSTGHLTTKSDVYSYGVVLLELLTGRRATEKSRPKNQQNIIDWAKPYLTSSRRLRCVMDQRLAGQYSVKAAKDTALLALQCVSPNPKDRPKMPVVVEVLESLMHHKDMAISSGHWSPSPSSQGGKVSQKVRGDNGNSRKSAPGSLRS